The following are encoded together in the Juglans microcarpa x Juglans regia isolate MS1-56 chromosome 2D, Jm3101_v1.0, whole genome shotgun sequence genome:
- the LOC121251156 gene encoding protein WVD2-like 7 isoform X2 yields MGDSACLMQPFSYTSGIPNEANEGNPIHALVQSISFGRFMSESLAWEKWSTFSHNRYVEEAERYSRPGSVAQKKAFFEAHYKKIAAQKAAAMLEQANAASNNETAEEEVANNINPPDSEIVIPNSNEVIDQQHVVATPNTAAYSFVNDNEYGSNAEKGQFESRIVDGADLVPENHVFVVNSLEVEKSNQLRDVDNHKLAETELGGTPQMEKPLLRSSNSNQDSLASMSKKKPSLSSSSSLIHGRATKVPSSPAKDVDPIGPKKDNNATPMIMKSAIHSADKKRSTPKSHYKSVNFTPIREINRFTSKVIRKIESSRPGASSSKTFKDCLTPLKTPTTVSKNEVRRHPSATPWSAERRARTPLDPSAPESIKVSQKWRLLPTENKMQTPILSTPFSFRTEERAARRKKICISLPFLPCCFQKLEDKFNANDAQKVQLQTKIMEKAETEIRKLRQSLCFKARPLPSFYKERKEQQNEMNKIPLAHPESPKLGRKPTRIMAESTSSLPPQRPSIKRSGSKPLHGKDYQTTPTRSLTPQSIVDTHENTSPNIQMDSHIHKYRT; encoded by the exons ATGGGAGACTCAGCTTGTCTCATGCAACCATTCTCCTACACTTCTGGCATTCCCAATGAAGCCAACGAG GGTAACCCTATTCATGCTCTGGTGCAGTCAATCTCATTTGGGAGGTTCATGTCAGAGTCCTTAGCTTGGGAGAAATGGTCTACCTTCTCTCACAACCGCTATGTTGAAGAGGCGGAAAGGTACTCCCGGCCTGGCTCTGTAGCTCAGAAGAAAGCTTTCTTTGAAGCTCATTACAAGAAAATCGCTGCTCAAAAGGCGGCAGCTATGCTTGAACAAGCTAATGCAGCATCAAACAATGAAACAGCTGAAGAAGAAGTAGCTAACAATATCAATCCCCCTGATTCGGAGATAGTGATTCCAAATTCCAATGAGGTTATTGACCAACAACATGTGGTCGCTACTCCAAATACCGCAGCATATTCCTTTGTCAACGACAATGAGTATGGTTCAAACGCTGAGAAGGGTCAGTTTGAAAGTCGCATTGTGGACGGAGCTGATCTGGTACCTGAAAATCATGTTTTTGTGGTGAATTCATTGGAAGTTGAAAAATCGAACCAGCTTAGGGATGTTGATAATCACAAGTTAGCTGAAACGGAGCTCGGTGGAACGCCCCAAATGGAGAAACCTCTATTGAGG AGCTCAAACTCGAATCAAGATTCTTTGGCGTCAATGAGCAAGAAGAAACCATCACTTTCTTCCTCAAGTTCATTGATTCATGGTAGAGCAACTAAGGTCCCATCTTCACCTGCCAAAGACGTGGATCCTATTGGTCCCAAAAAGGATAACAATGCTACTCCCATGATTATGAAGTCTGCAATACACTCAGCAGATAAGAAGAGATCAACTCCGAAATCACATTACAAGTCAGTCAATTTCACTCCCATTAGGGAAATTAATAGGTTCACTTCGAAAGTTATCCGGAAGATTGAAAGTTCAAGACCTGGTGCTAGTTCTTCCAAGACATTTAAAGATTGCTTGACTCCTTTGAAGACCCCAACTACG GTATCGAAAAATGAGGTACGAAGGCATCCTTCAGCTACCCCTTGGTCAGCAGAGAGAAG GGCCAGGACACCACTTGATCCCTCAGCCCCTGAGAGCATAAAAGTCAGCCAAAAATGGCGCTTGCTTCCTACTGA aaacaaaatgcagaCCCCAATTTTATCCACCCCTTTCAGCTTCAGGACAGAGGAAAGAGCTGCAAGAAGAAAGAAG ATTTGTATATCTTTGCCATTTCTCCCATGTTGCTTCCAGAAGCTAGAAGACAAATTCAATGCTAATGATGCACAAAAAGTGCAGCTGCAAACAAAAATCATG GAGAAAGCAGAAACAGAAATTAGAAAACTGCGCCAAAGCCTTTGCTTCAAAGCCAGGCCACTGCCTAGTTTTtacaaggaaagaaaagagcaaCAGAATGAGATGAATAAG ATTCCATTGGCACATCCAGAGTCACCCAAGCTAGGAAGAAAGCCCACTCGCATCATGGCAGAGAGCACATCCTCTCTACCTCCTCAGAGGCCTTCAATCAAAAGAAGCGGCTCCAAGCCTCTCCATGGAAAGGATTATCAAACTACTCCAACTCGTTCTCTCACTCCACAATCTATAGTGGATACTCATGAGAATACGTCTCCAAATATTCAGATGGATAGCCATATCCACAAATATCGCACTTAG
- the LOC121251158 gene encoding uncharacterized protein LOC121251158: protein MKREGRQHGMVRTYRILPSSVNPRPETRFINKFDSPPTAGLFTKVPSKPTNHSKFTGKCATPRCTGCHVHPTSKSKLKAKGAQKLKSNDVMINSRFVSWRVVDGQPGLNFSSISATDLMDHLSSDYMNDDEVSDLDDEHNESVDLTSTNRGNDNVEVDTKNNNEEKHVIDDDEMSFCDVGLRLDRVEEEEGWCLVEEW from the coding sequence ATGAAGAGAGAGGGTCGCCAACATGGGATGGTTAGGACTTACCGGATCCTACCATCTTCAGTAAATCCAAGACCCGAAACCCGGTTCATCAATAAATTTGATTCGCCCCCAACTGCCGGGTTGTTCACCAAGGTGCCATCCAAGCCCACCAATCACTCAAAGTTTACAGGGAAGTGTGCAACCCCACGATGCACCGGTTGTCACGTGCACCCAACAAGTAAGTCCAAGCTCAAGGCCAAAGGGGCACAGAAGCTAAAGTCAAATGACGTCATGATAAATTCTCGGTTTGTCAGTTGGCGGGTCGTGGATGGACAACCCGGTTTGAATTTCTCCAGTATCTCTGCCACTGATCTTATGGATCATTTGTCAAGTGATTATATGAATGATGATGAAGTTTCTGATCTCGATGATGAGCATAATGAGTCGGTGGATCTTACATCTACAAACAGAGGGAACGACAACGTAGAGGTCGATACTAAAAACAATAATGAAGAGAAACAtgttattgatgatgatgagatgagtttttgTGATGTGGGGTTGAGATTGGATCGAGTTGAGGAGGAGGAAGGTTGGTGTTTAGTGGAGGAATGGTGA
- the LOC121251156 gene encoding protein WVD2-like 7 isoform X3 — protein sequence MGDSACLMQPFSYTSGIPNEANEGNPIHALVQSISFGRFMSESLAWEKWSTFSHNRYVEEAERYSRPGSVAQKKAFFEAHYKKIAAQKAAAMLEQANAASNNETAEEEVANNINPPDSEIVIPNSNEVIDQQHVVATPNTAAYSFVNDNEYGSNAEKGQFESRIVDGADLVPENHVFVVNSLEVEKSNQLRDVDNHKLAETELGGTPQMEKPLLRSSNSNQDSLASMSKKKPSLSSSSSLIHGRATKVPSSPAKDVDPIGPKKDNNATPMIMKSAIHSADKKRSTPKSHYKSVNFTPIREINRFTSKVIRKIESSRPGASSSKTFKDCLTPLKTPTTVSKNEVRRHPSATPWSAERRARTPLDPSAPESIKVSQKWRLLPTDCSKYLSACRNKMQTPILSTPFSFRTEERAARRKKKLEDKFNANDAQKVQLQTKIMEKAETEIRKLRQSLCFKARPLPSFYKERKEQQNEMNKIPLAHPESPKLGRKPTRIMAESTSSLPPQRPSIKRSGSKPLHGKDYQTTPTRSLTPQSIVDTHENTSPNIQMDSHIHKYRT from the exons ATGGGAGACTCAGCTTGTCTCATGCAACCATTCTCCTACACTTCTGGCATTCCCAATGAAGCCAACGAG GGTAACCCTATTCATGCTCTGGTGCAGTCAATCTCATTTGGGAGGTTCATGTCAGAGTCCTTAGCTTGGGAGAAATGGTCTACCTTCTCTCACAACCGCTATGTTGAAGAGGCGGAAAGGTACTCCCGGCCTGGCTCTGTAGCTCAGAAGAAAGCTTTCTTTGAAGCTCATTACAAGAAAATCGCTGCTCAAAAGGCGGCAGCTATGCTTGAACAAGCTAATGCAGCATCAAACAATGAAACAGCTGAAGAAGAAGTAGCTAACAATATCAATCCCCCTGATTCGGAGATAGTGATTCCAAATTCCAATGAGGTTATTGACCAACAACATGTGGTCGCTACTCCAAATACCGCAGCATATTCCTTTGTCAACGACAATGAGTATGGTTCAAACGCTGAGAAGGGTCAGTTTGAAAGTCGCATTGTGGACGGAGCTGATCTGGTACCTGAAAATCATGTTTTTGTGGTGAATTCATTGGAAGTTGAAAAATCGAACCAGCTTAGGGATGTTGATAATCACAAGTTAGCTGAAACGGAGCTCGGTGGAACGCCCCAAATGGAGAAACCTCTATTGAGG AGCTCAAACTCGAATCAAGATTCTTTGGCGTCAATGAGCAAGAAGAAACCATCACTTTCTTCCTCAAGTTCATTGATTCATGGTAGAGCAACTAAGGTCCCATCTTCACCTGCCAAAGACGTGGATCCTATTGGTCCCAAAAAGGATAACAATGCTACTCCCATGATTATGAAGTCTGCAATACACTCAGCAGATAAGAAGAGATCAACTCCGAAATCACATTACAAGTCAGTCAATTTCACTCCCATTAGGGAAATTAATAGGTTCACTTCGAAAGTTATCCGGAAGATTGAAAGTTCAAGACCTGGTGCTAGTTCTTCCAAGACATTTAAAGATTGCTTGACTCCTTTGAAGACCCCAACTACG GTATCGAAAAATGAGGTACGAAGGCATCCTTCAGCTACCCCTTGGTCAGCAGAGAGAAG GGCCAGGACACCACTTGATCCCTCAGCCCCTGAGAGCATAAAAGTCAGCCAAAAATGGCGCTTGCTTCCTACTGA ttgttccaaatatttgagtgcatgcagaaacaaaatgcagaCCCCAATTTTATCCACCCCTTTCAGCTTCAGGACAGAGGAAAGAGCTGCAAGAAGAAAGAAG AAGCTAGAAGACAAATTCAATGCTAATGATGCACAAAAAGTGCAGCTGCAAACAAAAATCATG GAGAAAGCAGAAACAGAAATTAGAAAACTGCGCCAAAGCCTTTGCTTCAAAGCCAGGCCACTGCCTAGTTTTtacaaggaaagaaaagagcaaCAGAATGAGATGAATAAG ATTCCATTGGCACATCCAGAGTCACCCAAGCTAGGAAGAAAGCCCACTCGCATCATGGCAGAGAGCACATCCTCTCTACCTCCTCAGAGGCCTTCAATCAAAAGAAGCGGCTCCAAGCCTCTCCATGGAAAGGATTATCAAACTACTCCAACTCGTTCTCTCACTCCACAATCTATAGTGGATACTCATGAGAATACGTCTCCAAATATTCAGATGGATAGCCATATCCACAAATATCGCACTTAG
- the LOC121251156 gene encoding protein WVD2-like 7 isoform X1 gives MGDSACLMQPFSYTSGIPNEANEGNPIHALVQSISFGRFMSESLAWEKWSTFSHNRYVEEAERYSRPGSVAQKKAFFEAHYKKIAAQKAAAMLEQANAASNNETAEEEVANNINPPDSEIVIPNSNEVIDQQHVVATPNTAAYSFVNDNEYGSNAEKGQFESRIVDGADLVPENHVFVVNSLEVEKSNQLRDVDNHKLAETELGGTPQMEKPLLRSSNSNQDSLASMSKKKPSLSSSSSLIHGRATKVPSSPAKDVDPIGPKKDNNATPMIMKSAIHSADKKRSTPKSHYKSVNFTPIREINRFTSKVIRKIESSRPGASSSKTFKDCLTPLKTPTTVSKNEVRRHPSATPWSAERRARTPLDPSAPESIKVSQKWRLLPTDCSKYLSACRNKMQTPILSTPFSFRTEERAARRKKICISLPFLPCCFQKLEDKFNANDAQKVQLQTKIMEKAETEIRKLRQSLCFKARPLPSFYKERKEQQNEMNKIPLAHPESPKLGRKPTRIMAESTSSLPPQRPSIKRSGSKPLHGKDYQTTPTRSLTPQSIVDTHENTSPNIQMDSHIHKYRT, from the exons ATGGGAGACTCAGCTTGTCTCATGCAACCATTCTCCTACACTTCTGGCATTCCCAATGAAGCCAACGAG GGTAACCCTATTCATGCTCTGGTGCAGTCAATCTCATTTGGGAGGTTCATGTCAGAGTCCTTAGCTTGGGAGAAATGGTCTACCTTCTCTCACAACCGCTATGTTGAAGAGGCGGAAAGGTACTCCCGGCCTGGCTCTGTAGCTCAGAAGAAAGCTTTCTTTGAAGCTCATTACAAGAAAATCGCTGCTCAAAAGGCGGCAGCTATGCTTGAACAAGCTAATGCAGCATCAAACAATGAAACAGCTGAAGAAGAAGTAGCTAACAATATCAATCCCCCTGATTCGGAGATAGTGATTCCAAATTCCAATGAGGTTATTGACCAACAACATGTGGTCGCTACTCCAAATACCGCAGCATATTCCTTTGTCAACGACAATGAGTATGGTTCAAACGCTGAGAAGGGTCAGTTTGAAAGTCGCATTGTGGACGGAGCTGATCTGGTACCTGAAAATCATGTTTTTGTGGTGAATTCATTGGAAGTTGAAAAATCGAACCAGCTTAGGGATGTTGATAATCACAAGTTAGCTGAAACGGAGCTCGGTGGAACGCCCCAAATGGAGAAACCTCTATTGAGG AGCTCAAACTCGAATCAAGATTCTTTGGCGTCAATGAGCAAGAAGAAACCATCACTTTCTTCCTCAAGTTCATTGATTCATGGTAGAGCAACTAAGGTCCCATCTTCACCTGCCAAAGACGTGGATCCTATTGGTCCCAAAAAGGATAACAATGCTACTCCCATGATTATGAAGTCTGCAATACACTCAGCAGATAAGAAGAGATCAACTCCGAAATCACATTACAAGTCAGTCAATTTCACTCCCATTAGGGAAATTAATAGGTTCACTTCGAAAGTTATCCGGAAGATTGAAAGTTCAAGACCTGGTGCTAGTTCTTCCAAGACATTTAAAGATTGCTTGACTCCTTTGAAGACCCCAACTACG GTATCGAAAAATGAGGTACGAAGGCATCCTTCAGCTACCCCTTGGTCAGCAGAGAGAAG GGCCAGGACACCACTTGATCCCTCAGCCCCTGAGAGCATAAAAGTCAGCCAAAAATGGCGCTTGCTTCCTACTGA ttgttccaaatatttgagtgcatgcagaaacaaaatgcagaCCCCAATTTTATCCACCCCTTTCAGCTTCAGGACAGAGGAAAGAGCTGCAAGAAGAAAGAAG ATTTGTATATCTTTGCCATTTCTCCCATGTTGCTTCCAGAAGCTAGAAGACAAATTCAATGCTAATGATGCACAAAAAGTGCAGCTGCAAACAAAAATCATG GAGAAAGCAGAAACAGAAATTAGAAAACTGCGCCAAAGCCTTTGCTTCAAAGCCAGGCCACTGCCTAGTTTTtacaaggaaagaaaagagcaaCAGAATGAGATGAATAAG ATTCCATTGGCACATCCAGAGTCACCCAAGCTAGGAAGAAAGCCCACTCGCATCATGGCAGAGAGCACATCCTCTCTACCTCCTCAGAGGCCTTCAATCAAAAGAAGCGGCTCCAAGCCTCTCCATGGAAAGGATTATCAAACTACTCCAACTCGTTCTCTCACTCCACAATCTATAGTGGATACTCATGAGAATACGTCTCCAAATATTCAGATGGATAGCCATATCCACAAATATCGCACTTAG
- the LOC121251156 gene encoding protein WVD2-like 7 isoform X4, which yields MGDSACLMQPFSYTSGIPNEANEGNPIHALVQSISFGRFMSESLAWEKWSTFSHNRYVEEAERYSRPGSVAQKKAFFEAHYKKIAAQKAAAMLEQANAASNNETAEEEVANNINPPDSEIVIPNSNEVIDQQHVVATPNTAAYSFVNDNEYGSNAEKGQFESRIVDGADLVPENHVFVVNSLEVEKSNQLRDVDNHKLAETELGGTPQMEKPLLRSSNSNQDSLASMSKKKPSLSSSSSLIHGRATKVPSSPAKDVDPIGPKKDNNATPMIMKSAIHSADKKRSTPKSHYKSVNFTPIREINRFTSKVIRKIESSRPGASSSKTFKDCLTPLKTPTTVSKNEVRRHPSATPWSAERRARTPLDPSAPESIKVSQKWRLLPTENKMQTPILSTPFSFRTEERAARRKKKLEDKFNANDAQKVQLQTKIMEKAETEIRKLRQSLCFKARPLPSFYKERKEQQNEMNKIPLAHPESPKLGRKPTRIMAESTSSLPPQRPSIKRSGSKPLHGKDYQTTPTRSLTPQSIVDTHENTSPNIQMDSHIHKYRT from the exons ATGGGAGACTCAGCTTGTCTCATGCAACCATTCTCCTACACTTCTGGCATTCCCAATGAAGCCAACGAG GGTAACCCTATTCATGCTCTGGTGCAGTCAATCTCATTTGGGAGGTTCATGTCAGAGTCCTTAGCTTGGGAGAAATGGTCTACCTTCTCTCACAACCGCTATGTTGAAGAGGCGGAAAGGTACTCCCGGCCTGGCTCTGTAGCTCAGAAGAAAGCTTTCTTTGAAGCTCATTACAAGAAAATCGCTGCTCAAAAGGCGGCAGCTATGCTTGAACAAGCTAATGCAGCATCAAACAATGAAACAGCTGAAGAAGAAGTAGCTAACAATATCAATCCCCCTGATTCGGAGATAGTGATTCCAAATTCCAATGAGGTTATTGACCAACAACATGTGGTCGCTACTCCAAATACCGCAGCATATTCCTTTGTCAACGACAATGAGTATGGTTCAAACGCTGAGAAGGGTCAGTTTGAAAGTCGCATTGTGGACGGAGCTGATCTGGTACCTGAAAATCATGTTTTTGTGGTGAATTCATTGGAAGTTGAAAAATCGAACCAGCTTAGGGATGTTGATAATCACAAGTTAGCTGAAACGGAGCTCGGTGGAACGCCCCAAATGGAGAAACCTCTATTGAGG AGCTCAAACTCGAATCAAGATTCTTTGGCGTCAATGAGCAAGAAGAAACCATCACTTTCTTCCTCAAGTTCATTGATTCATGGTAGAGCAACTAAGGTCCCATCTTCACCTGCCAAAGACGTGGATCCTATTGGTCCCAAAAAGGATAACAATGCTACTCCCATGATTATGAAGTCTGCAATACACTCAGCAGATAAGAAGAGATCAACTCCGAAATCACATTACAAGTCAGTCAATTTCACTCCCATTAGGGAAATTAATAGGTTCACTTCGAAAGTTATCCGGAAGATTGAAAGTTCAAGACCTGGTGCTAGTTCTTCCAAGACATTTAAAGATTGCTTGACTCCTTTGAAGACCCCAACTACG GTATCGAAAAATGAGGTACGAAGGCATCCTTCAGCTACCCCTTGGTCAGCAGAGAGAAG GGCCAGGACACCACTTGATCCCTCAGCCCCTGAGAGCATAAAAGTCAGCCAAAAATGGCGCTTGCTTCCTACTGA aaacaaaatgcagaCCCCAATTTTATCCACCCCTTTCAGCTTCAGGACAGAGGAAAGAGCTGCAAGAAGAAAGAAG AAGCTAGAAGACAAATTCAATGCTAATGATGCACAAAAAGTGCAGCTGCAAACAAAAATCATG GAGAAAGCAGAAACAGAAATTAGAAAACTGCGCCAAAGCCTTTGCTTCAAAGCCAGGCCACTGCCTAGTTTTtacaaggaaagaaaagagcaaCAGAATGAGATGAATAAG ATTCCATTGGCACATCCAGAGTCACCCAAGCTAGGAAGAAAGCCCACTCGCATCATGGCAGAGAGCACATCCTCTCTACCTCCTCAGAGGCCTTCAATCAAAAGAAGCGGCTCCAAGCCTCTCCATGGAAAGGATTATCAAACTACTCCAACTCGTTCTCTCACTCCACAATCTATAGTGGATACTCATGAGAATACGTCTCCAAATATTCAGATGGATAGCCATATCCACAAATATCGCACTTAG
- the LOC121251156 gene encoding protein WVD2-like 7 isoform X5, translated as MSESLAWEKWSTFSHNRYVEEAERYSRPGSVAQKKAFFEAHYKKIAAQKAAAMLEQANAASNNETAEEEVANNINPPDSEIVIPNSNEVIDQQHVVATPNTAAYSFVNDNEYGSNAEKGQFESRIVDGADLVPENHVFVVNSLEVEKSNQLRDVDNHKLAETELGGTPQMEKPLLRSSNSNQDSLASMSKKKPSLSSSSSLIHGRATKVPSSPAKDVDPIGPKKDNNATPMIMKSAIHSADKKRSTPKSHYKSVNFTPIREINRFTSKVIRKIESSRPGASSSKTFKDCLTPLKTPTTVSKNEVRRHPSATPWSAERRARTPLDPSAPESIKVSQKWRLLPTDCSKYLSACRNKMQTPILSTPFSFRTEERAARRKKICISLPFLPCCFQKLEDKFNANDAQKVQLQTKIMEKAETEIRKLRQSLCFKARPLPSFYKERKEQQNEMNKIPLAHPESPKLGRKPTRIMAESTSSLPPQRPSIKRSGSKPLHGKDYQTTPTRSLTPQSIVDTHENTSPNIQMDSHIHKYRT; from the exons ATGTCAGAGTCCTTAGCTTGGGAGAAATGGTCTACCTTCTCTCACAACCGCTATGTTGAAGAGGCGGAAAGGTACTCCCGGCCTGGCTCTGTAGCTCAGAAGAAAGCTTTCTTTGAAGCTCATTACAAGAAAATCGCTGCTCAAAAGGCGGCAGCTATGCTTGAACAAGCTAATGCAGCATCAAACAATGAAACAGCTGAAGAAGAAGTAGCTAACAATATCAATCCCCCTGATTCGGAGATAGTGATTCCAAATTCCAATGAGGTTATTGACCAACAACATGTGGTCGCTACTCCAAATACCGCAGCATATTCCTTTGTCAACGACAATGAGTATGGTTCAAACGCTGAGAAGGGTCAGTTTGAAAGTCGCATTGTGGACGGAGCTGATCTGGTACCTGAAAATCATGTTTTTGTGGTGAATTCATTGGAAGTTGAAAAATCGAACCAGCTTAGGGATGTTGATAATCACAAGTTAGCTGAAACGGAGCTCGGTGGAACGCCCCAAATGGAGAAACCTCTATTGAGG AGCTCAAACTCGAATCAAGATTCTTTGGCGTCAATGAGCAAGAAGAAACCATCACTTTCTTCCTCAAGTTCATTGATTCATGGTAGAGCAACTAAGGTCCCATCTTCACCTGCCAAAGACGTGGATCCTATTGGTCCCAAAAAGGATAACAATGCTACTCCCATGATTATGAAGTCTGCAATACACTCAGCAGATAAGAAGAGATCAACTCCGAAATCACATTACAAGTCAGTCAATTTCACTCCCATTAGGGAAATTAATAGGTTCACTTCGAAAGTTATCCGGAAGATTGAAAGTTCAAGACCTGGTGCTAGTTCTTCCAAGACATTTAAAGATTGCTTGACTCCTTTGAAGACCCCAACTACG GTATCGAAAAATGAGGTACGAAGGCATCCTTCAGCTACCCCTTGGTCAGCAGAGAGAAG GGCCAGGACACCACTTGATCCCTCAGCCCCTGAGAGCATAAAAGTCAGCCAAAAATGGCGCTTGCTTCCTACTGA ttgttccaaatatttgagtgcatgcagaaacaaaatgcagaCCCCAATTTTATCCACCCCTTTCAGCTTCAGGACAGAGGAAAGAGCTGCAAGAAGAAAGAAG ATTTGTATATCTTTGCCATTTCTCCCATGTTGCTTCCAGAAGCTAGAAGACAAATTCAATGCTAATGATGCACAAAAAGTGCAGCTGCAAACAAAAATCATG GAGAAAGCAGAAACAGAAATTAGAAAACTGCGCCAAAGCCTTTGCTTCAAAGCCAGGCCACTGCCTAGTTTTtacaaggaaagaaaagagcaaCAGAATGAGATGAATAAG ATTCCATTGGCACATCCAGAGTCACCCAAGCTAGGAAGAAAGCCCACTCGCATCATGGCAGAGAGCACATCCTCTCTACCTCCTCAGAGGCCTTCAATCAAAAGAAGCGGCTCCAAGCCTCTCCATGGAAAGGATTATCAAACTACTCCAACTCGTTCTCTCACTCCACAATCTATAGTGGATACTCATGAGAATACGTCTCCAAATATTCAGATGGATAGCCATATCCACAAATATCGCACTTAG